A segment of the Excalfactoria chinensis isolate bCotChi1 chromosome Z, bCotChi1.hap2, whole genome shotgun sequence genome:
GGGTGGCACTGAAGTGGCAGGAGACAGAGAGCGTGCCACCAACCCCACAGAGAGGAGCCCACACTTTCCTTTCTCCTACCTTGCAAAGCCTGTAACCCAGAGCTGAGGTTCTCCACACACTGGGGACCATGGCAGCAGTTCCCCTGTTGAAGTAAGTctgcaaaagaggagagaacacagcagcatctccagtTTCTATTGATGAGCCTTCCAAGCTggtcagcagtgctgcagacagaAACTCATTACACAGCTGGCTTTTGGAGAAAGTGCTTCTGCCTTTTGGTTTCAGCATAACATCCCATTTTCACATTACCACCAGCTGACAGAGCAGGATGTCCCAGTGTCATCCCCAAGCCCACATTTTTCTATACCCTCCTGCCTTTCTCCAGCAGTTGAAGGTGGTTTACCTTCATCATCTACTTTTTGCTCCAAAGCCCACAGACatgcagctccctctgccccaGGCAGGAAGACACACACAGCAAGGAGGAGGTGCACACAGAACCATGGTGCCAGCCACGACTTCAAGACCCTGGGCAGGGAGGGGGATGCAGGGACACTCACAGTGGAAGCCCAATCCAACGAGGATGATctgtgccagcaggagcagcagggacagggctcccaggctgagggctgcccagtgccagggCATCCGTGCTGTCTGCACAGGGGCTGAAAGACAGAGTGCCACTTGGGGCTGAGTGGCAATGGTGGGAAACCCCACCACCACACCCTGATAGCTGCACATCCTTTGGCCTCCCCCAGGCTCTGTCCCTAAAGAATGACAGAGTGTTGACATGAAATGAAGACATGGCACAGGGAAGGCAGTAGAGCAGGTGCCTACATGCACTGTGCcatgcagcaggatgcagcGTGCAGCCTCCCCATCCCAAGAACAGGCAGTCTGCAGCATGGGAATGGGGCAAGAGGATCCACAGGAGGGGGGAGAaggctggaggtgctgctggcaaGCAGGATGGGGAGCAGTGTGCCCTTACCTGGTGCAGGGGGCAGGCGCAGCTCAGCATACATGACTCCCTCTTCCATCGTTCCCTCTTTCTCTTGTTGCGTGCCCCACGACTCTGGAGGAGGGGAGCAGCAACCCCCTTCCCCAGCCTCCCTCTTTGGCAGCCGAGTGTGACACGAAATGGAAAGTGTCACTTCCTGGTGAAGTCCCTGGAGACACCAGCTGGGTGACAGCCCTGGGTGGTGCAGGCTGGCAccctggaaaaaagaaaccccGTGTCCACCCACCGCAGCAGGTGAGAGGGCTGGTAATGTGAAATATTCTCaaggctgctctgcctgctcaTGGAAGTGAGGGGTACCTCTGGGAGCAGGACACAAGGCTCTCTCTCAAGCAGTAGGGTGGTGGGGGTGTGTGCAGACGTGGTTTCTGCCACCTCTTTTgcatggggctgcagctgcatctcAGCCCTGGAAAGCCGGGGGATGTggttctccttcccctcccccacaTCTTGACGGCGGTCCTGCCGGACATCCCCGTGGTGCCCTTGGGGTGAGTTCCCCAGCACGGTCGGGGCTGGATGAAGCCGCTGGGGCTCCTGTTTGCCGGTGAGGGTTCGAGTTAGGGTTTTGCCAGTTCCGCCCCGGAGCAGCGAACCCTGCCTGCGCGAGGATCGGTGGGGGATGGATGCTCGAGGGATGCGCACGCCCCGCCGAGCCAGGACTACGTTTCCCAGCGGCTCCTCCCGGGGCCGCACATGCTCCTTGCTGCTCCCGGCGGCTCCCGGCAGCTCCCGGTGCAGTTCCCAGTGTGGCTCCTGGTGGACCCAGGTGCGGCTCCCGTTTCGGCTCCCGCCGCCATCCCTGGTGCGTGGTCCCCAGTGGGTCCCATCTCCAGCGTGGCTCCCGGTGCAGCCCCCGCTGCCCGGGGCCTCCCCCCGCGCCATGCCCCGGGGGCGAGCCTGGACGCAAGCGGAGGTCGGCAGCCTGCTGGCACTGGTGGGGGGCTCGGGGGAGGCCGCCCTACTGATGGCCTCCACCTCTCGGCCCAACGAGGCTCTGTGGCAGCAGATCTCCCGTGGGCTGGCGGCAGCCGGCTACAGCCGTAGCGTGGCCCAGTGCCGGTCTAAGTGGAAGGCACTTAAGCAAGCTTTCCACTCGGAGCGAGAGACGCGACGCAGAGCCGGACTCCACTCTCCCCGCCTGCCTCCTCACTACCGAGCCATGAAGAGCATCTGGAAGGCTGCCGGGCGACCGGTCTTCCGTGAGCGGCGGCTGCTGGGTGGGTGCCGGGGCTGTGGGGAGAATGGGTGCGTGGCCAGGGTAGAGCTggtgctttttctcctcttccagaTCTGGGGAAGCTGCCCCCCAGGAGGCGCAGATCCGTCCCTGCCACCCGCTCTCCATCCTTACCAGTACCAGCAGGTACCTAGAGTAGGGCTGCGGGGCTGTGGGAACCCTTGATTCCTGTTTGCTGAagcttttctctgcagattCCCAGGGCACAATGCTGTCTCCGCTGCTGTGGCGCGTGAAGGATGAGCCAGAGAGCTGTAAGTACCACTGCCCCATCACACAGGGCTGCATTGCCACGGCTCCAGCCCATGCCCATGCCAGCGTGATGGGAGTAGAGGCCCTAGGGGTGCTCTCAGGACAGACCTGTTAGTAGGGATGTGCATAGATGGAGGTGTTGGGACCATCCCCAGAACATGAGGATGTGGGGCACAAGATGTTCCCCAGCTCTGACCCAGCCTCAGGACTGCTGGCTGCACATGCAGCtggtcctgctgcagcccagcagacTCTTGCAGCTgtacagcactgcagtgtgtgcagctccctgccttcagctgcctttggcagcagaaacaacacaaaagtTCAGAGGTAGGACTGAGGGTGAGAtctggagctgggagcatctCCACCTGCATGCAGCCAGAAGGGTGCTCACAGAGTTGGTGCTGAGGTGATACAGGCTGTATCCCTGATTTGTGTGGGCAgatggaggcagcagctgctgttcccTGAGCCGGCAGCCATTGGGGTGAAACAGCTTTCTTCAAGCAGGAGACCCGGCTGCTTTGTCCCCAGGCCCCTGATAATGGGGGAGTGAACCCCTGCACCCCATCCAGCATCCACACTGGGTAATGACATTATCTCCCTAAATTCCCCCTGCAGTTTCAAGTGGATGTGGGATTCTCCTTCACTTCCAGTCCTAATCTGTTGCGTAGCATGGCTGTGCACCGCTGTGCGGCTGCTGCCTTCTAGCCCAGAGGTGGCTGCATTGCAGTGGTGGGTGAGTGActcctgcttttgtttctagCTCATGAGACACTTTGAGGCCCCTCAgggtgctggggagctgtggCTAGGGCACGCTGGgctggctgtgagcagggcaggTCCCAGGCTGGTGCTGTTCCCAGCAGGTCCCAACAGACCCTGCAtctcctctctgctctctctctgcagcctgcGGGGAACACATCGCTGGATCAGTGCCTGACCCCACAGCTGTCCTAAGTAAGGTTTCCCCTGCCCCGGTTCCCTCTCTCATCCTTGCCAGCAGGCTCTGATGCAGTTCTTATTGCAGACACCGCTCACTGCATCCCTCTCCTTCCCATCCTGGGTGAGTACCATGTCCTAGCCACAGAGCTCAGGCATCCTGGAGAGGGAAACAGCCCTTGGTGATGCTTTGCATCTGCTCTCTGCAGGCACCCACACTGTCCTGAAACAGGAAAGTGCTGAGCAGAAGGCGGGTAAGAGCTTgtgccctctgctctgtgctcagctaGAGCAGGGATCTGAGCCCTGCTAGGGCTGAGCAGGTGACTTATTGGCCCCACAATCCCACTGTGCCCTCCATGTCAAACACTGGTGCAGGTTTCCCCACTGAGACATCCCCAGGGATGGGAGGAGGAAACACTGCGCTGCCAGtgccccctgcagcccctggcTCTCCCAGACCCAGCGAGCAGACAGCAATGGGTGAGGATGTGCCGGACACCAGCCTGCAAGGTGGGTCATGCCCACAGATCCTGTTGGATACACAGCGAGGCTGGGCTGCCCCTGACCCCCCTCTCACTGCAGGCTGTGGCGTGGCAGGCCTACTTCACAGcgttcagcagctgctggtgcagattcTGCAGACGTCGCGACAGCAGCAGGCGCTGCTGGAGAGCCTCGCCAGCGACACCGTCTcccacctccacctcctctCGCACAGCCTGGTGCAGGTGGGTGAAACCCTGCACCAACTGCTGCTCCGACCACAAGCCCCCCCCAGCCACGGTGCCCCACACATTCCCCTTATTGGGGGCAGCCCCCCGGTGCCACtgctctctgggctgccttGTGCTTCCCCGGATTCCAAAGAGGAGTGCCGGGCGTCTCCTGGCTCTGGCTGCGCCCTGCCATGAGCGTCCTTGTGGCACAAATCTTTATAACAGGAGCTCTGGGGATTTTAGATGTTTATAGAAGACACAGATTTTAGtaacattaaaaatagcttttgtaTCAGCAGAGCCAATTGACCAAttatttccccccctctcccccctcttCTCCCCCCCTCCTGTACTTAAGGTTTCGAGTTGAGCGGAAGGGGAACTGCACTATTTAAAGCCTCACAGAAACTCCCCTGGGCCAGTGCATACCAATGGGCCGAGCAGGGATGCCCTATGCCACTGTTGTCTGTCAGTTCTACAACACCTGGCTGCCAGCCCAGCGGGGGCGAGCCATGCTGGGGAAGTCCGTCACCTCCAGTGGCACTCTCCCCTCTCTCACATGCAATGGTCCCGTGACACTGCCAGCCCTGATGGGGACATTCATAAGCCCTGATCTGTTCCCTGATGCAGCCACCACCTCTAGGCCCAGTGCACAGAGGCACACAGGTCACTCAgcatggtggggggggggacatCTCACTGACAGCAGGTGACATGTGACATGGGGGTGGTGGGAGGCTGGGGGCAGTAAGAATGCAGTGAAATGCAGTGCAATtaattgaaatgaaatgcactGAAGTGCAGCGTAGTCTAATGGGTTTAAACGAACTGAAATGCAATAATAGTAAAAAATCTAAAGCAATGCAATGCAGTGCAATGCAGTGCAATGAAATGCAATTCTAACCCAAATGCCAGACGGTGGATTGCAATGCCATGCAAACACACTAAACCTAGTGTTTTGAGGGCTGCTGTGGGAGTGCATAAAGCTGGAGCTGGCATGGGGCTGCAGACGGGAAGTTCAGAAGATGCAGCGGGATGCAAAGAGGCTGCAGTGTTGTGGCACAGTGAGGCTGCGGTGCTGTGAGGTCCCATTGGGCGCAGTGAGGTTGCACTGGGCTGCACTGGGATGCTGCAGTGATCCAGTGGAGCGCAGCACCGCGCAGTGCAGGCGGCAGCAGGAGATTGCCCGGCTGCGCGCAGGGGTGACAGCTCAGGAGTGACAGCTCAGCAACCAAtaggagagcaggaaggaacaAAGGGGGCGTGGTCACTCTGAGGCCCGCCCCAGTCGCGGAGGGGGCGGAGCCAATAGAGTGCAGCCAATCAGGCGGCCGGGTGGGGGAGTGGCGATGGGGTGGATGTCTGGCTACGTCAGGGGAGGGGATCCCCCAACGGGGCAGCCCCCGGCGCCATCATTGGGCTGGACGGGGGTGGGCAGCGGTGCCATTTCGTGCCCCAGGCTCTAACTCAGCTTAGATAATAACTCCTGTCCCTGCTGCACGAGAAACAGCACGGCAGCCCTCACACCCTGCTCCTTTGCCTGGACACTGTGAGCTGCGGGCAACGAGATTTGCTGACTCCTGGAGCAGCGTTCTATGCAGGGCCGGGGGCTGTCATACTGCACATGGTCATGCTGTGGCATCCATGCCCTCAGGTGACCCTGCACCATGCCACATCCTTCAGCACATCCCATAGTGATGTGAGGCAGGCACTGTGACAGCATCGCACTCAGTCCCACCGTGCCCTCTGAGgttccctcttcctcctcacGCTTTGTTCTATCAGAGTGTCAATGGGGATCGGCAGAGGTTGGCAGGTTTGTGGTGCTGGAGCAGTGCATACATAGCTCAGTGCTGCAAACCAGGCTGGAAATCTCTCAACTGCGTTTGTCAagagttggttttgtttcaacCCAAATGCTCTCTTTAGAAATGCGGTGTCTTGGGTTTTAGCCCTGGAGTTGATGAAACATCTTTGTGTGAAGTAAGAATAAACAGCAATATTTCCCTTGGTGCAGGCACACGCAGGCTCAGACAGAAATATTCGGTGTGATTTCTCTAACACAGCTTCTGCTGAGAGCGCTGCTCGTAACACCCAGCAGCCCATTGCTTAGTACTTGCCTTTCTCAAGGGAAATCTTAGCGGTGATATTTGAGCAAAgagcagggtttttttgttttggtttggtttggtttattttttatgaGAAAACTTTAATTTGCAATCCATAAAGGGAACAGTGGCTTTTCACCCTATGTAAAATGTTCTCGACCTCCACTGccatcctttttccttcccctgcagGCTTGCTTCTTCAGGCAAATTCATCTGGGACTACGCATGGTGCAGCAGTTTGACTTCTGTTGCTGCAAGGCTGATTACACATGAGAGCACTGCCTGCACCCTCTGTGGTGGTAGCTGTGCCCGAGCTCTGGCTATGCCCACAGCAGGATTTACATCAGCCATGGGATGTGGGTGTGATGGGATcacaggcacagcagtggggaCATGCTGCCTCCAGCTCTTGGGCTTTGTGATGCTGAACCTCTACCCAGTCCCTAGGGACCGCTCTTGTGGGTACCCAAGGGAACCAAGCTGAGTGATCCCAAAGCTGTCACTGAGGTTGTCTGGATACCGTGTGATGGGAACACTGCTTACTCAAAAAATGGCCTGGCACAGGGGAAGAGGGCACTTCTTGTGGCTGCCAATGTCTCAGATTAAGAGCTGATTAGAAACTCAGTCAACAGGcacattgcttttgaaataagtTCCTGGCCATATATGGAACCTGACTTGTGTAACTTATGACTTTCTGCCTGGGTAGCACCTCCCCGTGGTACCTCATGACCACTAAAGATTTCCTTGCAAGAACTCCATATTAACACCATGCATGCACAGTATGATGATACACAACAACGTCAGCTTTTTGTCCACTCGTCTCTCAGGTTGACAAGCTTAATTCCTGGATTTTTGTGACTGCTGCCATCCTGCTGGCAGGGCACATGTGGGCAGGGAGTGAGGAGGGACAGATGCTGTGTATGCTCATACAGCTGCCTCAGGGCTCAGTAATTCAGGCCAGGCATATTAAAGTTGCATGGCGTaggctgcagcagggccagcaccgttgggaaggcaggcagcaggcacAACATCCCACAGTGTGATTTAGAGCCAGGAAGGGACTATGGGTTTTAGGGATGCCCATTTCCAAGCAGGGAATGCTGGCCCAATAGCAGGGATGGGATGCAGGAGGCTTAGCAGTGGCAGTGCTAGCCCCAGCACCACtcccttctgccttccctccGTGCCCTGCTGCCTCCCCTGTCAGGACAGGCATATGAAGGATCACACTGCTCTGGATGTTGTGTCTGTCCTCATGTCACTGGTGGGGTTCAGAGCTCCCATCCCTCCCCACCACCAGCTGTTCAGGGACCCGGTTGCTATGAGGATGTCAGATGTACCTGGTTGCTATGGGGACACTGTTGCCATGGTGATGCGGTTGCTGTGTCTGGTAGAGGCAGGAATGGAGCACTAGGAAGGCTGTTCCCACTGGAGtcacagaaatgacaaaaatcCAAGCAGGGAACAGGCAGAGCCCAGCCTTCACCCTGACAGCATCCTCGTTAGGAACGGAGGTGTCTGGGAAGCAGACAGGGGGATACCCATCTCCCCACAGGCAACCAGCAGGACTGGGGGGGATGCACTGGGCTGTCACCGAGTGCTGGGATCctccccactgctgcctgccaggATCCCTCCCCAGGAGCACGCCTGGCTGCTTGGCCCAGCCTTGAGATGAAAAATTCAGTCGCAGATTTAATTAACCGAGTGCTGAGCTGTCCCAGATGCTGAGAAGTGAATCCAAGAGGAGCTGGAGTGTGGTTCCTCTCAGCTTTCCTGGATGGCTCCTATGGATAAACCCCACTGAGACACATCTCACCACATACTTGTTGCAGCCTGTTATTGTAGGGCCTACCTAAACTCACCAGAAGGCAGTTTTTGTTTCAGCACCACAGTGGTGAGCTGGGGCATGGATGCCATGTGGGACACAGTCCTCTCTGTAAAACCCATAGAATccatcatagaatcttagaatcatttgagttggaacGGACACTTAAGAgacatctggtccaactcccctaaAATGAACAGGAACAACTTTGttaggtgctcagagctcctcCAGCCTGATCTTTAGTGCCTCCATTTTGGGGTGCTGTGTGCACGACTCCTCAGCAGGCAGATGCTTGCACTGGATGGCACAAGCATCACGCTTGGCACACTGCGTGCATTGCAATGATGCAAGAGCCCAGTACTGTGTCTCTCTGGGAGATGAAGAGACACATTTGGGTTTGGTGAAGTGAGCAAcgtttttaattaaaaattaatccCCAACCGGCCGCCTGGCTGGACCAGACAGAGCATTTTGCCTGGCAGAGACAGGGATGGAGGATGAGCTCCCGGGTGCCGGACCCCGGGGCCCTCACACAGGCACCACGGCTCAGCATTGCTTGCTGCCTCCATAACAGTGGGGTTGGAGCTGCCTGTCTGCCCCGCACCCACCAACCCCCAGCCCACTGTGAACCAGGATCCattcctgagctgcagcttgggGAACTGAAGCAatctcctgcagcagggagaaggggCAGTGGGGTCTCCTCTGCTCCATCTCACCTCCCACCACCCTCAGGGTGCCCAGGGTCAGGGTTTTGCCCCCCTCATATAGCTGGCAATATCCCAGGATGTAGCCCAGTATGTGGTGGAGCTTCCGCCCCGCTGCCAACATGACCTAAGGCTGTACAGGAGCACATGAGGACACCCTGACTGGCACACAGGACTTGGGGTCCTGTCACTGCatccccccctctcccccagctCCTCTCAGAGGCTGAGACAGCAGTACTGTAAGCAGATCTGGAGGCCCAGCGCATGCATTGCCCCCTCCCAGCAAGGCTCAGTGCcctgcagctgcccagggctgatGGCACTAGCAGGAATGTCACTGCTCCAGCACTATGGGGTGGGAACAGCCACATGCAGGGCACCAAGGTGTCACTAGGGGGGCTGAAGGTAGTGGGGACAGGGGCACTCCTGTGCCAGATGGAGTGGCAAGCAATGCCTGCTGACGAGTTCAACCAGGCTGTAATTGTGACACTGGGACAGCTGTGCGCCAGCCCGGAGGAGTCCTGCTGTTCCgtgtgtcaccatccctgccTGAGTCCAGTGCACTGGTTGCATCAGCTGGTGCAAATGCTGTTGATGGAGGCCACCGCTGGATCAACGagccccagctcctcctgttcgTTGACACAGAGCTGGTACCCACAGCCCTTACGGCGGGGCAGCGGCCCCAGGCGCCCACTGGGCTTGGCACGGGGTGGCAGAAGGAAGCCCACGCTGCCAGCGATGAGCAGGTGCCAAATACTGTGGATGTAGAAGTAGTTCTCCTCCGTCTCCACAAAGGCATAGAGCAGCACGGCAGCCACCGCAATCAGCGCACCTGGGCACAGGTAGAATGCCCAGCGCTTCCAGGTGGGCGGGTAGCAGTGGCGGCGACGGATGGAGCGAGCCGTCTGCATGGGGACAACAGGACCTCAGGGGTGGCCATGGCCCCTCTGCCATCACACCACGACAAGCCATGTCCCCCATCCCGTGGTGACTGGCTGGGGAGGGCCGAGCATGGAGACAGGTGATACAACAGGAAGGGGATGCAGTGGGTCCTTACCCAAGCAATGGCCATGATGCCCAAGGCAAAAAGACTGGGTCCCAGCAGGTTCCATAGCCCATGGCGGTCCATCTGTAGTGCCATGGAGAGCAGCATGGCCCCCAGAAGGTACAGCACCTGTGGGGGGGTGATGGGGACATCAGGATGGACCTCCACTCCAGGACCCCTTCCCACCACATGCACTCTCTCTGCACTCACCTGCTTGACTACTGGCTGCAGCCGGGCCATGGCGATGACAGTGACCCAGACAGACATGAGGGAACCCAGGAAGTCGCAGAACTGCAGCACGTCATAGTCCATGATGCAGAAGACCACGATGCCTGGCTGGTCACAGGCGTGATAAAACTGGGGCCACAGAGGGAACAGGGTGAGAGTTGTTCTATACTGCCCAACTCCCTGCCCACCATCCTTTCAGTATCTCAACACTGGCTaccctttcagtatctaaagagggtctgtaagaaagaaggggacacaCTCTTTAGGAGGGTCTGATAGGACAGGGAGAAATGATTTTGAACTaacagaggggagatttagatatgggttgcccaaagaggtggtagatgccccatcTTTGGAGACTCTCAAGGTCAGGCTCTGAGGACCTGACTGGGCTGTAGGtattcctgttcactgcagaggagttggactagatgacatttccaactcaaatgatccTACGATTCTATCCCCACCCTGCACTTACAGTGGAGAAGAACATTGTGAAGATGTAGACAGCAGCTTCCAGGAGGTAGTGGCTGCGCACAGCGATGGCCACGGGAGGCACAAACATGACATTgctgaggcagagcagcagagtgGAGAGGAGCTGGAAACCATAGGAGAATGCCTCGGCATTGTCAGTGCAACCCCAGCCATTCCATCCTGCAAGAGAGGGGAAGCTCCATCCAGTACCCATT
Coding sequences within it:
- the LOC140264227 gene encoding killer cell lectin-like receptor subfamily G member 1 codes for the protein MQLQPHAKEVAETTSAHTPTTLLLEREPCVLLPEGASLHHPGLSPSWCLQGLHQEVTLSISCHTRLPKREAGEGGCCSPPPESWGTQQEKEGTMEEGVMYAELRLPPAPAPVQTARMPWHWAALSLGALSLLLLLAQIILVGLGFHYLLQQGNCCHGPQCVENLSSGLQALQGSCQFCPAGWLWHAERCYYFSSAKRNWEQSKEDCCSRGAQLVIIQANSTLAFLKRVSHMDIFHVGLKWSSSRYEWKWLDGTALKGLFPVQRSTSSFMACGRVSGSGLSGGHCGEFHGWVCEKSAVTLQWLQSSPPAFVWGNTTYTCAGPW
- the LOC140264226 gene encoding uncharacterized protein, with translation MDARGMRTPRRARTTFPSGSSRGRTCSLLLPAAPGSSRCSSQCGSWWTQVRLPFRLPPPSLVRGPQWVPSPAWLPVQPPLPGASPRAMPRGRAWTQAEVGSLLALVGGSGEAALLMASTSRPNEALWQQISRGLAAAGYSRSVAQCRSKWKALKQAFHSERETRRRAGLHSPRLPPHYRAMKSIWKAAGRPVFRERRLLDLGKLPPRRRRSVPATRSPSLPVPADSQGTMLSPLLWRVKDEPESSCGEHIAGSVPDPTAVLNTAHCIPLLPILGTHTVLKQESAEQKAGFPTETSPGMGGGNTALPVPPAAPGSPRPSEQTAMGEDVPDTSLQGCGVAGLLHSVQQLLVQILQTSRQQQALLESLASDTVSHLHLLSHSLVQVGETLHQLLLRPQAPPSHGAPHIPLIGGSPPVPLLSGLPCASPDSKEECRASPGSGCALP
- the TMEM8B gene encoding transmembrane protein 8B isoform X2, with the protein product MNMPHSFGSAGGMVLGDSPPPTSPNSTKRPLPISSTMPATERCWPIRPTLRNELDTFSVHFYIFFGPNVSVPPDRPAVFVINLLPVLDSGGVLNLELRLNVSSLCGENVTVFGCLNHEVPLTSGDNASVTCETESLAGFLLSVNTTASLSRLRIPYPQTGSWYLSLRSLCATEHGFEPCTNVTAEVYLRAYLSPCINDCGIYGQCKLLRTNNYLYAACECKAGWNGWGCTDNAEAFSYGFQLLSTLLLCLSNVMFVPPVAIAVRSHYLLEAAVYIFTMFFSTFYHACDQPGIVVFCIMDYDVLQFCDFLGSLMSVWVTVIAMARLQPVVKQVLYLLGAMLLSMALQMDRHGLWNLLGPSLFALGIMAIAWTARSIRRRHCYPPTWKRWAFYLCPGALIAVAAVLLYAFVETEENYFYIHSIWHLLIAGSVGFLLPPRAKPSGRLGPLPRRKGCGYQLCVNEQEELGLVDPAVASINSICTS